The following coding sequences lie in one Corticium candelabrum chromosome 10, ooCorCand1.1, whole genome shotgun sequence genomic window:
- the LOC134185263 gene encoding piggyBac transposable element-derived protein 3-like, with the protein MALPRRFFVNDDVTNTVHLDGDLPDDSDEEAFGGSDVETEYDGGQMILAEGIVDGVLSDDPPPRDMREELQTMDITQDIVTTTNITDMDNENDDASNDDLRQSESIDPTDVDVGRIGNPILLDAPLSPSTDDTVQLPDALVSPIATASRVLFTTVTTGSSTMTTNPTTTQSTICTTPVAAATALPATDLPAAVQPAVGPPFHVHATRPARCAGQAIAQPAQSARAQPSQQLSTMDNIDNYELEWERADSLLPIPGYSGPPPGPTFQDPDCTELSIFSKLFDDEMWRLIVDYTNLYAEVFRTAEPDKFRDKWTPLSVGELQCYIAMVIAMGITKCPRIDYYWQQKYPTTSQVGIQNIMPRNRFQAISRYLHISDRTQEPARGSPTYDKLYKIREFHDLLATKHQPLYNIGPQVTIDEAMIPFKGRIGFRQYMKDKPTKWGIKVWTLSDAKTGYIYRSTVYTGKALTERQHGLLGNRVVCGLLRGFEDMGIHLYTDNFYTNPDLYLHLQERKIFACGTTRKGTKGFPRSLQMTKAEENRTAMGTIDWSVSSPLLCVTWKDKRLVRVISTIHPLQEDNSWCQVRRHRGRHIPTIVDCPVAVRDYNIYMRGVDRGDQLITLYNGGRRTKKWWKRIFWHDIESILLNAHILYNSQKPQRQPYLTFKSKLVEQLIDGRSYRLSMGRPRIHPVQERLDKRLGHHVLYAESRRTCRVCSDTVKNLGQLVGRGTRVRSYCGVCKVHLCCTPSRNCFYLYHNEKKYWD; encoded by the exons AAGAACTACAAACCATGGACATCACACAAGACATCGTTACCACAACCAACATCACAGACATGGACAACGAAAATGATGACGCTTCAAATG ATGATCTGAGGCAAAGTGAATCCATTGATCCAACAG ATGTTGATGTCGGAAGAATTG GAAATCCTATATTGTTAGATGCCCCTCTGTCTCCATCCACAGATGACACTGTACAGCTACCTG ATGCTCTTGTGTCTCCTATTGCTACTGCTTCTAGA GTATTGTTCACGACTGTTACTACTGGATCTTCTACCATGACTACTAATCCTACAACTACTCAATCGACTATCTGTACAACTCctgttgctgctgctactgctttGCCAGCTACTGACCTACCTGCAGCTGTTCAACCAGCCGTCGGCCCTCCCTTTCATGTCCATGCTACCAGACCAGCAAGATGTGCCGGGCAAGCTATCGCTCAACCAGCCCAATCAGCTCGAGCTCAACCATCTCAACAGTTGTCAACAATGGACAACATTGACAACTATGAGCTTGAATGGGAAAGAGCTGACAGCTTGCTACCTATTCCTGGGTATAGTGGTCCCCCACCAGGACCAACATTTCAAGACCCCGACTGCACGGAGCTGTCCATTTTCTCCAAACTATTTGATGATGAAATGTGGAGGCTAATCGTTGATTATACAAACTTGTATGCCGAGGTATTCCGAACAGCAGAACCAGACAAGTTTCGAGACAAATGGACACCTCTGTCAGTTGGGGAGCTGCAGTGCTACATCGCAATGGTTATTGCCATGGGGATCACGAAATGTCCGAGAATTGACTACTACTGGCAGCAAAAATACCCCACTACTAGCCAGGTGGGAATACAAAACATCATGCCAAGAAACAGATTTCAAGCAATTTCCAG GTACCTACACATCTCGGACAGAACCCAGGAACCGGCACGTGGGTCACCAACTTACGATAAACTCTACAAGATCAGGGAGTTTCATGACCTTCTTGCTACAAAACATCAGCCCCTTTACAACATCGGCCCGCAAGTGACCATCGATGAAGCCATGATCCCTTTCAAAGGGAGAATTGGCTTTCGCCAATATATGAAAGACAAACCGACGAAATGGGGCATAAAGGTCTGGACTCTCAGTGATGCCAAAACCGGTTACATCTACCGCTCTACCGTGTACACCGGAAAAGCCCTCACTGAGAGACAGCATGGTCTCCTCGGCAACCGGGTTGTGTGCGGACTTTTACGTGGCTTTGAAGATATGGGAATCCATCTTTACACGGACAATTTTTACACCAACCCGGACTTATATCTTCATCTGCAGGAAAGAAAGATCTTTGCATGCGGTACCACCAGGAAGGGCACAAAAGGATTTCCTCGATCCCTTCAGATGACAAAAGCCGAGGAGAATCGCACAGCAATGGGGACAATTGACTGGAGTGTCTCATCTCCCCTTCTGTGCGTTACATGGAAGGACAAACGTCTGGTGCGAGTGATCTCTACTATCCACCCTCTCCAAGAGGACAACTCATGGTGCCAAGTGAGGCGCCACAGAGGGCGACATATACCTACCATTGTCGATTGCCCTGTGGCAGTAAGAGATTACAACATATATATGAGAGGAGTGGATAGAGGTGATCAACTCATCACTCTTTATAATGGGGGCCGACGGACAAAGAAATGGTGGAAGCGAATCTTCTGGCATGACATAGAATCAATCTTGCTCAATGCCCACATACTATACAACAGCCAGAAACCACAAAGACAACCGTATTTGACATTTAAATCAAAGCTGGTTGAACAGCTGATTGACGGTAGGTCGTATCGACTTTCAATGGGACGTCCACGGATTCATCCTGTACAGGAACGACTCGACAAACGCCTGGGCCACCACGTCCTCTATGCAGAGTCTAGGAGAACCTGCAGAGTGTGCAGTGATACTGTGAAAAACTTGGGACAACTAGTAGGTAGAGGAACTAGAGTAAGAAGTTATTGCGGGGTTTGCAAAGTACATTTATGCTGTACTCCATCACGAAATTGTTTTTACTTGTATCATAATGAAAAGAAGTATTGGGACTAG